The following nucleotide sequence is from Drosophila takahashii strain IR98-3 E-12201 chromosome 3L, DtakHiC1v2, whole genome shotgun sequence.
TTTTTAGGCAACCAAATTCAGGGCTGataagattttctttttcaaatttttatctttttcagaaaaaaaagattataaatattttctaacaaaatttgttgtcTGGGGGTTCTGTTTTATTAAACTAAGatgtattttaaagatatgaaaatgaaaagccgattaataaacaaaatttcatttttatatatttcatatcttatattttatttaatgttaatattaataaatcgaAAATCACCATGAATTCCCTTCACAaacatttatgatttatttacaattaacGTCACATTTTCACATGCTAATCAGTAGGAGCAACGATTTCAATAAGGGAATGAATCATGCGCCAACACATAAAAACTCTTCTTGATGAGCGTAAAAAATAGTGACGATGGCGTCTCAACaaatttacatacataaattGTGATATAAAATGTTGgactaaaataaaacaattattgacaaaaatatgatataaaaatatttaaaaatatcatttaaaattttcttatttttattttccgtcAAACCAGCTGGtttttaaacaactttttttaagTTGCTTAGAAAACCAAAAAGTATTCCAACATCccaaattttaaatgtggACTTGTGAAGATTTTTGAATAGTTCGACTCATGTTACATTAACAAAAATGTCTTAGTTTGACAGAATCCAGATATAAAGTTGCGAAACTTTGATCAAAAAACAATAGAAACCTGTAATTGGTTTAGTCACACATGGTTATAGTGAACCGAGGCTAATATTATAATCGACAATAATTTTAAGGCCGAATAATTATCGACACAGTTAGTTTCGAAGTGAATATGAAGATGTGGAGTGGTTTTTGCGTAGCAGCCGGATTGCTCTTATTTTTCAACCTGGCTGCTGTCGATCTGGTGCCCCAAACGGACTACTGTAAATTGAAAAACTGCCAGGCCGACAAGGAACTTTCGCATATTGGGTGCAAAAATGTGGGGGTAAGCATCTAAACTTCAAGAAATTGGAATTTAATGTAAAACCACCAAAGGATAAAGTGTTAACTTAACGAGTTTACTAATGTACACATGTTgtgtaattaaaattgcagAATTGGTCGTCACAGTGCGGAAAGGACCCAAAGATCGTTTCCGTACCCCAGAAGTTACAGAAATTCATATTGCACTACCACAACACGTATCGGGATATTGTGGCCGGAGGCAAATTCCACAGGTTACCTAATGCAGCTCGCATGCTCAAACTGAAGTGGGATCGCGATCTATCGCAATTGGCTGAGCTCCTCGTGAAGCGCTGTGATCTCCAACCCACAAAACACTGCATTTCTACGGAAGTATTTTCCTCTCCGGGACACCATGTGGTGTACaacaagttcaaggcgaaCGCGAACTCATTCAGGATAATTAGATCACAGCTGCATGCCTGGTACGATCAGTACAAGCACGTCTCTATAGCGAGTTTATTAGATGGACTGTCAAGTGATAAGTATGTCGTGACTTAATCATATTTTCGCGGCCttgaatattttgtttttattttagcaaagAAATTGGACACTTTCTGAGGATGATGGTGGGCCCAAGTAACCGAATGGGCTGTGCCATCGCCAAGATCGAAAAGGATGGATGGACCCACCAATGGCTATCCTGCCTATACAGCTGTTCACCCAAGAAACACTCCCCGGTCTACGAGTACTCTGCCGAACCCGCAGCTTTTTGCACCACCGGGGTCGACGGTCAGTTCCAACACCTTTGCAATGAAGCGGAGCCTGTGAAAGACTGCAAGCATTCTGATCTCTTCAAGGAAGTCATAACGAACGATACTGCATCGATTCTCAGGGGAATGATGAACAAGCAAGTCCAATCCAGGACTTTGTGCGTGCTCTGTAGTACGTGCTGCACAGTGTTTAATtgggtgaaaaataattggagTACGGTAACGGCAGTAGGTGATGCGTTGCTCGGTGGAGGTGgtgggggaggaggaggaggtggaggaggaggaggaggaggaggaggaggtggtggaggaggaggaggaggaggagaagaagaaggtggagaagaagaaggtggtggtggtggaggaggtggacaaataaaaggaggaggaggaggaggaggaggaggtggaggtggcGGTGGAGGTGGCGGTGGTGGTAGTAGTTCTCATCATTCAAGACTAACTATAGCTGGTTTTATTTATAGGCGCAGAGAATCACATATATCTTCTGGGTAATACCCAAATAAACTACAACACTAAAAAAAAGCGAAGATTTCTTTGATCAAATTTGAGTGTTAAATGCATGTTGTGTTACGGCCATGTTCGATTTTGCTATTTTCTGGCTCGCACTCGGTCTTGGTTTTACTAGCCGTAATGGCATGCGTTAATATCTTTATCTTTATCGTCCGAAAATACGTGCATTTcctaattaataatattacataTTACGTAAATccttaaatctttaaaataaattcgttaaaaaatgATAATGAGTTCCtacttaaatttgattatcCGACCAAACAATGCTtaagacaatttaaaaatatatttttatgatttcataCCCTTGCTCggagtattataatttcagtcagactGTATCAGTTAGACCCTATTaagcaaatttattaaatatcagCATCACTAAACTAGACTATCTTGCCATGTGTGTCTGTCCGTCCATTTGTCCGTTCCTACGCCCTTTTGAAGCTACTTTAGGTAATATATAAGTCGAAGCGAGCTGGGTTTAATTTGatcatattttcttctactttggacttatattttatatagctGAATTTAAAGCTTAGCTTACAATCTTGTTTCAACTTTTTAACAATCAGAGTACATGAGTACAGAGTACAGAGTTCGACAACCTTTTGcaactacacccaaaaaaaagtagtcatcaatatgcccctatttaggtgtcaatgtgacactattgagtggaaaaaatctttgatccgaacgtcattaaattgaccctattctggtgtcactttaatactttcgaaaatattaatttgacccTTTTTGGTGTCAAAGAGCCACTAGCCGGTGTCATTTtcttagtattaaataaaatttgacatttgcttGAAAGCTCCTGTAaccatggcaaaaattaatatgggcATGGCTCAGGGGTCAAGGAGCTAGGttctgatattattttgtgctcgggggaacgaggttcgaatcccgctcgcaacaccattattttttttttttatcagtaatctaacacaacttaacatttttgttcttaaaatgatatatttgcattttaaaaactttttacctacTCTGATTTATCTGGGTTTAGAACCGGGgacctctcgcatcagaggcagacgccttaccaactgggccatcgaACCATTTTGCGCGCGAGCGAACACTTGACAAGTATAAACGAAATCGATACTAGAGTAAAACATCGCCGAACTTCGAacttcgaaaatcaaaaatgataattattgGGATCGATGTGAACctagttttatcaaaatgacacTATTTAGTATCAAATACGATTTTTCTGAAAACGCGGTGTAGTTTTGACACTCATTTGGGAGCAAATTGACCCCAAAAATTTGATCCTAGGGGCAGTGTCATTTTAACCCACAGTTATTAAATTGACactcaggattttttttttgggtgtacgtTTTCTCGTTGTTGTCTCTTtaaaccagcggtcggcacacacatacgttgacattttgttttatatttgtgtgagtaatttgcactgggcagctcatcgatgtgtgtgtgcagaccgctgttctacgttatacatgtgcgagcagcgcgtcggcagaacaaaaccctatgctcacttaatagggcgctgccgaccgctgctttaaacacatattctttgtcgtgtgtaaatataataaattgatCTATTTGAAATCAGCAATCATGTCCTTGTCAACAATGGAAACCAGTACATTTTTTAGTCACACTTGGTCATAACGAACCGAGTTTAACATTATAATCGACACTAATTTTAAGGCCGAATAATTATCGACACAGTTAGTTTCGAAGTGAATATGAAGATGTGGAGTGGTTTTTGCGTAGCAGCCGGATTGCTCTTATTTTTCAACCTGGCTGCTGTCGATCTGGTGCCCCAAACGGACTactgtaaattaaaaaactgccAAGCCGACAAGGAACTTTCGCATATTGGGTGCAAAAATTCGGGGGTAAGCATGTGAAGTTCAAGAAATTGGTATTTAATGTAAAACCTCCAAAGTGTAAAACCTACTAGTGTACTAAAGTGCACATGTTgtgtaattaaaattgcagAATTGGTCGTCACAGTGCGGAAAGGACCCAAAGATCGTTTCCGTACCCCAGAAGTTACAGAAATTCATATTGCACTACCACAACACATATCGGGATATTGTGGCCGGAGGCAAATTCCACAGGTTACCTAATGCAGCTCGCATGCTCAAACTGAAGTGGGATCGCGATCTATCGCAGTTGGCTGAGCTCCTCGTGAAGCGCTGTGATCTCCAACCCACAAAACACTGCATTTCTAC
It contains:
- the LOC108066157 gene encoding antigen 5 like allergen Cul n 1-like, translating into MKMWSGFCVAAGLLLFFNLAAVDLVPQTDYCKLKNCQADKELSHIGCKNVGNWSSQCGKDPKIVSVPQKLQKFILHYHNTYRDIVAGGKFHRLPNAARMLKLKWDRDLSQLAELLVKRCDLQPTKHCISTEVFSSPGHHVVYNKFKANANSFRIIRSQLHAWYDQYKHVSIASLLDGLSSDNKEIGHFLRMMVGPSNRMGCAIAKIEKDGWTHQWLSCLYSCSPKKHSPVYEYSAEPAAFCTTGVDGQFQHLCNEAEPVKDCKHSDLFKEVITNDTASILRGMMNKQVQSRTLCVLCSTCCTVFNWVKNNWSTVTAVGDALLGGGGGGGGGGGGGGGGGGGGAPVTMAKINMGMAQGSRS